From one Micromonospora siamensis genomic stretch:
- a CDS encoding LOG family protein — protein sequence MPTPPPADVIAPHRHTVEEIETRSAFDRRLATGSLAGVTVQGLRLDLDPVPDLTGTEVTGTLFVGCRFAGREVGADLVRRGANVVPPFSGLPYPTQPSHLYSADDLAAGFADGGFAGMYDTRVYEHFRAHGGALPDVREALGQRLHDHGVDNALVDATRAWLDAHGPQSVVGVMGGHAVPRGSAAYRMAAVLGWELARADRLVVTGGGPGVMEAANLGAFLSAWPADELTAAIDLLATAPDFTDHDRYTEVALRVRTRYAAGPSLPAQRPAPADTGWARSGGLAIPTWLYGHEPANLFAGRIAKYFSNAIREDTILRLARGGIVFAPGKAGTVQEVFQAATKTYYGTDGASGAYVFLDRAYWTDELPVEALLRPLLAASPFGDLSGTVLLTDDVREAVRVLTA from the coding sequence GTGCCGACCCCACCTCCCGCAGACGTCATCGCGCCGCACCGACACACCGTCGAAGAGATCGAGACCCGCTCCGCGTTCGACCGGCGGCTGGCCACCGGCAGCCTCGCCGGGGTCACCGTGCAGGGCCTGCGACTGGACCTCGACCCCGTCCCCGACCTGACCGGGACCGAGGTCACCGGCACCCTCTTCGTGGGCTGCCGGTTCGCCGGCCGGGAGGTCGGCGCCGACCTGGTCCGGCGCGGCGCGAACGTGGTGCCGCCCTTCTCCGGCCTGCCCTACCCGACCCAGCCGTCCCACCTCTACAGCGCCGACGACCTGGCCGCCGGGTTCGCCGACGGCGGGTTCGCCGGCATGTACGACACCCGGGTGTACGAGCACTTCCGGGCGCACGGCGGGGCACTGCCCGACGTCCGGGAGGCGCTCGGCCAGCGGCTGCACGACCACGGCGTGGACAACGCCCTGGTCGACGCGACCCGGGCCTGGTTGGACGCGCACGGGCCGCAGTCCGTGGTCGGCGTGATGGGCGGGCACGCGGTGCCGCGCGGCAGCGCCGCGTACCGGATGGCGGCCGTGCTGGGTTGGGAGCTGGCCCGGGCCGACCGGCTGGTGGTGACCGGCGGCGGGCCCGGTGTGATGGAGGCGGCCAACCTGGGCGCGTTCCTCTCCGCCTGGCCGGCCGACGAGTTGACCGCGGCGATCGACCTGCTCGCCACGGCGCCCGACTTCACCGACCACGACCGCTACACCGAGGTCGCGCTGCGGGTCCGCACCCGGTACGCGGCCGGCCCGTCCCTGCCAGCGCAGCGTCCCGCCCCCGCCGACACCGGCTGGGCCCGCTCGGGCGGGCTGGCCATCCCCACCTGGCTGTACGGGCACGAGCCGGCGAACCTGTTCGCCGGCCGGATCGCGAAGTACTTCTCCAACGCGATCCGGGAGGACACCATCCTTCGGCTGGCCCGGGGCGGGATCGTCTTCGCCCCGGGGAAGGCCGGCACCGTGCAGGAGGTCTTCCAGGCGGCGACGAAGACCTACTACGGCACGGACGGCGCCAGCGGTGCGTACGTCTTCCTGGACCGGGCGTACTGGACCGACGAGCTGCCGGTGGAGGCGCTGCTGCGGCCGCTGCTCGCCGCCTCGCCGTTCGGGGACCTGTCGGGCACCGTCCTGCTCACCGACGACGTGCGGGAGGCGGTCCGCGTCCTGACCGCGTGA
- the fbaA gene encoding class II fructose-bisphosphate aldolase — MPIASPEAYAEMLDRAKAGRYAYPAINVTSSQTLNAALKGLADAESDGIIQVSTGGAEYLSGPSVKDMVTGAVAFAAYAHEVAKKYPVNIALHTDHCPKDKLDKFVRPLMGISQERVKAGQEPLFQSHMWDGSAVPVAENLEIAAQLLDEAAKGKIVLEIEVGVVGGEEDGVENAINDKLYTTVDDGLAMVEALGLGEKGRYMAALTFGNVHGVYKPGNVKLRPEVLKQIQDAVGAKYGKEKPLSLVFHGGSGSLLSEIREALDYGVVKMNIDTDTQYAFSRPVADHMFRNYDGVLKVDGEVGNKKMYDPRVWGKAAEAGLAARVVEACEHLRSTGTRMK, encoded by the coding sequence ATGCCCATCGCTTCCCCCGAGGCTTACGCGGAGATGCTGGACCGCGCCAAGGCTGGCCGGTACGCGTACCCCGCGATCAACGTGACCTCGTCGCAGACCCTGAACGCGGCGCTGAAGGGCTTGGCCGACGCGGAGAGCGACGGCATCATCCAGGTCTCCACCGGTGGCGCGGAATACCTCTCCGGCCCGTCGGTCAAGGACATGGTGACCGGCGCGGTGGCGTTCGCGGCGTACGCGCACGAGGTGGCCAAGAAGTACCCGGTCAACATCGCGCTGCACACCGACCACTGCCCCAAGGACAAGCTGGACAAGTTCGTCCGGCCGCTGATGGGCATCTCGCAGGAGCGGGTGAAGGCCGGCCAGGAGCCGCTGTTCCAGTCGCACATGTGGGACGGCTCGGCCGTGCCGGTGGCGGAGAACCTGGAGATCGCCGCGCAGCTGCTCGACGAGGCCGCCAAGGGCAAGATCGTCCTCGAGATCGAGGTCGGCGTTGTCGGTGGCGAGGAGGACGGTGTCGAGAACGCCATCAACGACAAGCTCTACACCACCGTCGACGACGGCCTGGCCATGGTGGAGGCGCTCGGCCTGGGCGAGAAGGGCCGCTACATGGCGGCGCTGACCTTCGGCAACGTGCACGGCGTCTACAAGCCGGGCAACGTCAAGCTCCGTCCCGAGGTGCTCAAGCAGATCCAGGACGCGGTCGGCGCCAAGTACGGCAAGGAGAAGCCGCTCAGCCTGGTCTTCCACGGTGGTTCCGGCTCGCTGCTGTCCGAGATCCGCGAGGCGCTGGACTACGGCGTGGTGAAGATGAACATCGACACCGACACCCAGTACGCCTTCTCCCGCCCGGTCGCGGACCACATGTTCCGCAACTACGACGGCGTGCTGAAGGTGGACGGCGAGGTCGGCAACAAGAAGATGTACGACCCGCGGGTCTGGGGCAAGGCCGCCGAGGCCGGCCTCGCCGCCCGGGTCGTGGAGGCCTGCGAGCACCTGCGCTCCACCGGCACCCGGATGAAGTGA
- a CDS encoding phage holin family protein → MGFLIRLVITAIALWVTTLIVPGVEVSGRNGANTALTLLVVALIFGVVNAVLKPVIKVFGCVFYLLTLGLFALVVNALLFLLTDWIARGLHLPFHVDGFWAAFWGAIVMAVVSWLISVAVPDRLESR, encoded by the coding sequence GTGGGTTTCCTGATCCGGCTGGTGATCACCGCGATCGCGCTGTGGGTCACCACGCTGATCGTGCCCGGGGTCGAGGTCTCCGGGCGCAACGGGGCGAACACGGCGCTCACCCTGCTCGTGGTGGCGCTGATCTTCGGCGTGGTCAACGCGGTGCTCAAGCCGGTCATCAAGGTGTTCGGCTGCGTGTTCTACCTGCTCACGCTCGGCCTGTTCGCGCTGGTCGTGAACGCGCTGCTGTTCCTGCTCACCGACTGGATCGCCCGTGGGCTGCACCTGCCGTTCCACGTGGACGGCTTCTGGGCGGCGTTCTGGGGGGCCATCGTGATGGCGGTGGTGAGCTGGCTGATCAGTGTGGCCGTACCGGACCGGCTGGAGAGCCGGTGA
- a CDS encoding chromosome partitioning protein: MDDNADRVHGPGQQGVPERDVEPLWPPEPDPADALAAQPWAMTTQPALGPPAPAVPTPRVGPPGPAPVDLDQPFTLDQPLPTPPRPGPGAPAWPVVAESPAPPRAAGAPAQNPPETPPPAPVTPAPAPAPAPAPATAPATVAATAPATVAATAPATAPATPADGRSAAEAQPGVAGATANGARNAGESPWAQPPQRATTTGEPADGPPGTAGPPGEEPVHGPQAAPPHAGPAQARSPQQQPPHPGPLPPQAGLPHPQLAPPHPQAGPPQHQVGPPTQQPGPLHPQAGPPHEQAGAAQPHAEPLYQQAGAAQHQPGPPHEQAGAAQQAAGQPEAATPRLGPFPPSPGVPGHPPPAVPGPAPQPQAGGWYPPAWQQGVPGVSPVPQQPYQEADGVTRVPPAQQGWTPEAGPTPTAEDFARRRQARPVDPVATIGVRAVVNRMGLLRLAPGRHEQEIRRDIEMVRRNFGGLRQVTVVNPKGGAGKTVAILLLAMTFGQKRGGYVLAWDNNETQGTLGMRAQQDFHSRTVRDMLRDLGQFQGAHGRVGDLSQYVRSQGEGMFDVLASDESATGGEMLTAAAFAEIRDVVSRFYKLIFVDTGNNVRAQNWQAAMDATDQLVVTMSARNDSAETAARMLDHLEQSGRQRLVRQAVTVVSMPPSRKEIDLPAIQAHFAARTRAVLLAPYERLIDTGEPIRYGQLSSATRDAWLKIAASVAEGL, encoded by the coding sequence GCCCACCGGGGCCCGCGCCGGTCGACCTCGACCAGCCGTTCACCCTGGACCAGCCGCTGCCCACGCCGCCCCGGCCCGGGCCCGGGGCACCGGCCTGGCCGGTCGTGGCCGAGTCCCCGGCGCCGCCCCGGGCTGCCGGCGCACCCGCCCAGAACCCGCCGGAGACGCCACCCCCGGCCCCGGTCACCCCGGCTCCCGCCCCGGCCCCGGCCCCGGCCCCGGCGACGGCCCCGGCGACGGTCGCGGCGACGGCCCCGGCGACGGTCGCGGCGACGGCCCCGGCGACGGCCCCGGCGACTCCGGCCGACGGCCGGTCGGCCGCCGAGGCGCAGCCGGGAGTCGCCGGCGCGACAGCGAACGGCGCGCGGAACGCCGGTGAGTCGCCCTGGGCGCAGCCGCCGCAGCGGGCCACCACCACCGGCGAGCCGGCGGACGGACCGCCGGGCACCGCCGGGCCGCCCGGGGAGGAGCCGGTCCACGGGCCGCAGGCCGCGCCCCCGCACGCCGGCCCCGCCCAGGCCAGGTCGCCGCAACAGCAGCCACCGCATCCGGGCCCGCTCCCCCCGCAGGCCGGGCTGCCGCATCCACAGCTCGCCCCACCCCACCCGCAGGCCGGACCTCCCCAGCACCAGGTCGGGCCGCCGACCCAACAGCCCGGACCTCTCCACCCCCAGGCCGGGCCGCCGCACGAGCAGGCCGGGGCCGCCCAACCCCACGCCGAACCTCTGTACCAGCAGGCTGGAGCCGCCCAGCACCAGCCGGGGCCGCCGCACGAGCAGGCCGGAGCCGCCCAGCAGGCGGCGGGGCAGCCGGAGGCGGCCACTCCGCGGCTCGGGCCGTTCCCGCCGTCGCCGGGCGTCCCCGGCCATCCGCCACCGGCCGTGCCGGGTCCGGCCCCGCAGCCGCAGGCGGGCGGCTGGTATCCGCCGGCCTGGCAGCAGGGCGTACCCGGCGTCTCCCCGGTGCCCCAGCAGCCGTACCAGGAGGCGGACGGGGTGACCCGGGTGCCGCCGGCCCAGCAGGGCTGGACGCCGGAGGCCGGGCCCACCCCGACCGCGGAGGACTTCGCCCGCCGCCGGCAGGCCCGGCCGGTCGACCCGGTCGCCACCATAGGCGTCCGGGCGGTGGTCAACCGGATGGGGCTGCTGCGGCTCGCCCCGGGCCGGCACGAGCAGGAGATCCGCCGGGACATCGAGATGGTGCGCCGCAACTTCGGCGGGCTGCGTCAGGTCACCGTGGTCAACCCCAAGGGCGGCGCCGGCAAGACCGTCGCCATCCTGCTGCTCGCGATGACCTTCGGGCAGAAGCGCGGCGGGTACGTGCTGGCCTGGGACAACAACGAGACCCAGGGCACCCTGGGGATGCGGGCCCAGCAGGACTTCCACTCGCGTACGGTGCGGGACATGCTGCGCGACCTCGGGCAGTTCCAGGGCGCGCACGGCCGGGTCGGGGACCTGTCGCAGTACGTCCGCTCGCAGGGCGAGGGGATGTTCGACGTGCTCGCCTCGGACGAGTCGGCCACCGGCGGCGAGATGCTGACCGCGGCAGCCTTCGCCGAGATCCGGGACGTGGTCAGCCGCTTCTACAAGCTGATCTTCGTGGACACCGGCAACAACGTCCGGGCGCAGAACTGGCAGGCCGCGATGGACGCCACCGACCAGCTGGTGGTCACCATGTCGGCTCGGAACGACTCGGCGGAGACCGCCGCCCGGATGCTCGACCACCTGGAGCAGAGCGGCCGGCAGCGGCTGGTCCGGCAGGCGGTCACCGTGGTGTCGATGCCACCGTCCCGCAAGGAGATCGACCTGCCGGCGATCCAGGCGCACTTCGCCGCCCGGACCCGGGCGGTGCTGCTGGCGCCGTACGAGCGGTTGATCGACACCGGCGAGCCGATCCGGTACGGCCAGCTCTCCTCGGCCACCCGGGACGCCTGGTTGAAGATCGCCGCCTCGGTGGCCGAAGGGCTCTGA
- a CDS encoding DUF3151 domain-containing protein: protein MQNLLPEPPATLLPAHEEADAILAAAAEQGTDEAYAEVAARFPSYSAGWGALASRALDAGQVVQAYAYARTGYHRGLDQLRRSGWKGHGPVPWSHVPNQGFLRCLYVLSRAAGEIGEADEAARCAQFLRDCDPAAGDALAGN from the coding sequence ATGCAGAACCTGTTGCCTGAGCCACCGGCCACCCTCCTGCCCGCGCACGAGGAGGCCGACGCCATCCTCGCGGCCGCCGCCGAACAGGGCACCGACGAGGCGTACGCCGAGGTCGCGGCCCGTTTCCCGAGCTACAGCGCCGGTTGGGGCGCGCTGGCCAGCCGGGCGCTGGACGCCGGCCAGGTCGTCCAGGCGTACGCCTACGCGCGCACCGGCTACCACCGTGGCCTGGACCAGCTGCGCCGCAGCGGCTGGAAGGGCCACGGCCCGGTGCCCTGGTCGCACGTGCCGAACCAGGGCTTCCTGCGCTGCCTGTACGTGCTGTCCCGGGCCGCGGGCGAGATCGGCGAGGCCGACGAGGCGGCCCGCTGCGCCCAGTTCCTCCGCGACTGCGACCCGGCCGCCGGGGACGCCCTCGCCGGCAACTGA